The Raphanus sativus cultivar WK10039 chromosome 2, ASM80110v3, whole genome shotgun sequence genome includes a region encoding these proteins:
- the LOC108839810 gene encoding cycloartenol-C-24-methyltransferase: MSKSGSLDLASNLGGTIDKSDVLSSVEKYEQYHVFHGGDEEERKANYTDMVNKYYDLATSFYEYGWGESFHFAHRWKGESLRESIKRHEHFLALQLGVKPGQKVLDVGCGIGGPLREIARFSNSSVTGLNNNEYQITRGKELNRLAGVDKTCNFVKADFMKMPFPENTFDAVYAIEATCHAPDAYGCYKEIFRVLKPGQCFAAYEWCMTDAFDPANAQHQKIKAEIEIGDGLPDIRLTSKCLEALKQAGFEVIWEKDLAEDSPVPWYLPLDKNHFSLSSFRLTAVGRFITKNMVKVLEYIRLAPKGSQRVSDFLEKAAEGLVDGGRREIFTPMYFFLARKPE, from the exons ATGTCGAAGTCTGGCTCTCTGGATCTCGCCTCCAACCTTGGCGGAACTATCGATAAATCCGATGTTCTCTCCTCCGTCGAAAA GTATGAGCAATATCATGTCTTCCATGGAGGTGACGAGGAAGAGCGCAAAGCTAATTACACTGACATG GTTAATAAGTACTATGACCTTGCTACTAGCTTCTATGAGTACGGATGGGGAGAGTCCTTCCACTTTGCACACAG ATGGAAGGGAGAATCACTTCGAGAGAGTATCAAACGTCACGAGCACTTTCTTGCTCTTCAGCTTGGCGTTAAACCTGGACAAAAG GTGCTGGATGTAGGATGCGGAATTGGTGGACCACTGAGAGAAATTGCACGATTCAG CAATTCATCTGTTACCGGGCTCAACAATAACGAATACCAGATCACCAGAGGCAAG GAACTAAACCGACTTGCAGGTGTCGACAAAACATGCAACTTTGTCAAG GCTGACTTCATGAAGATGCCATTCCCTGAAAACACTTTTGATGCTGTTTATGCCATAGAGGCAACCTGCCACGCACCTGATGCA TATGGATGCTACAAAGAGATCTTCAGAGTGCTAAAGCCCGGACAATGTTTTGCTGCCTATGAGTGGTGCATGACTGATGCATTTGACCCTGCTAACGCCCAGCACCAGAAGATAAAG GCAGAGATAGAAATCGGAGATGGTCTCCCTGACATTAGGCTGACTTCAAAATGCCTCGAAGCCCTGAAGCAGGCTGGTTTTGAA GTAATATGGGAAAAGGATCTGGCAGAGGACTCGCCAGTCCCGTGGTACTTGCCTCTGGACAAAAACCACTTTTCGCTCAGTAGCTTCCGGCTAACAGCTGTTGGACGGTTCATAACCAAAAACATG gtGAAGGTCCTTGAGTACATAAGACTTGCGCCTAAAGGAAGCCAAAGGGTGTCAGACTTTCTGGAGAAGGCCGCAGAAGGATTAGTCGACGGTGGGAG GAGAGAGATTTTCACGCCAATGTACTTCTTCTTGGCCCGGAAGCCAGAATGA
- the LOC108820366 gene encoding uncharacterized protein LOC108820366, translating into MAALHTLVSSTRLSVSLPYHHKLPTRRRFRLTLATLASSSPPESSESSNSTSIPVANGNTLSNSYGTRDKVVDDKNTLFARFFRSTESNVERIIFDFRFLALLAVGGSLAGSLLCFLNGCVYIIEAYKVYWTNCVKGIHTGKMVLRLVEAIDVYLAGTVMLIFSMGLYGLFISNSPPDVPPESDRALKASSLFGMFAMKERPKWMKISSLDELKTKVGHVIVMILLVKMFERSKMVTIATGLDLLSYSVCIFLSSASLYILHNLHKGEN; encoded by the exons ATGGCTGCTCTCCACACGTTAGTCTCCTCCACTCGTCTCTCCGTCTCCCTCCCGTACCATCACAAGCTACCCACGCGCCGCCGTTTCCGTTTGACGTTAGCAACTCTTGCCTCATCGTCTCCTCCGGAGTCGTCAGAATCATCTAACTCTACCTCGATCCCCGTCGCCAACGGGAACACGTTGTCAAACTCTTATGGAACTCGCGATAAGGTTGTGGATGATAAGAACACTCTCTTTGCTCGCTTCTTTCGTTCCACCGAGTCTAACGTTGAGAGG ATCATATTTGATTTCCGGTTCCTGGCGCTCTTGGCGGTAGGAGGTTCGTTGGCTGGTTCGCTACTCTGCTTCCTCAAT GGATGTGTCTACATCATCGAGGCATACAAAGTCTATTGGACTAACTGTGTCAAAGGCATCCACACCGGCAAAATGGTTTTACGTCTAGTCGAAGCTATCG ATGTTTATCTGGCTGGGACAGTTATGTTAATATTTAGTATGGGTTTGTATGGACTCTTCATCAGCAACTCACCTCCTGATGTCCCTCCGGAATCCGACCGTGCCCTTAAAGCCTCTTCACTCTTTGGAATGTTTGCCATGAAGGAGAGACCGAAGTGGATGAAAATCAGCTCACTGGACGAGCTGAAAACCAAAGTTGGACATGTTATTGTAATGATTCTTCTAGTGAAGATGTTCGAAAGAAGCAAGATGGTTACTATAGCCACAGGATTGGATTTGTTAAGTTATTCCGTTTGTATCTTCTTGTCCTCTGCTTCTCTTTATATCCTCCATAATCTCCATAAAGGAGAGAACTGA
- the LOC108820358 gene encoding RNA polymerase sigma factor sigD, chloroplastic, giving the protein MATIPTTATATMCPSPPLPTMSPLLRTSHQCQPSPSSSSSSSIKLGTTLFSGEATVDRASESSVMIKPEKWGSQLEKRRKKRRRRRAGLDPEEEENAVLEVETEPKAVSVPVGASRSGFLSRLEEVQLCLYLKEGAKLENLGTSAEENEMVSSVLLSSNGKGKMKRSSANEMLCRRREAREKINRCYRRLVVSIATGYQGKGLNLQDLIQEGSIGLLRGAERFDPERGYKLSTYVYWWIKQAILRAIAHKSRLVKLPGSMWELTAKVAEASNVLSRKLRRIPSCEEIADHLNIHVSAVRLALERGRSPVSLDRVVSHNGRMTLLEIVRGPDETRPEEMVRKEHMKHEIKQLLGTLTVRESRVLGLYFGLNGETPMSFEEIGKKLKLSRERVRQINGIALAKLRNVHNVNDLKIYYSSSE; this is encoded by the exons ATGGCGACGATACCCACCACAGCCACTGCCACCATGTGTCCATCTCCTCCTCTCCCAACAATGTCTCCTTTACTCAGAACAAGTCACCAATGTCAACCATCTCCTTCCTCGTCATCCTCATCTTCCATAAAGCTTGGCACCACTCTGTTTTCCGGTGAGGCCACGGTGGATAGAGCGTCTGAGAGCTCCGTGATGATCAAGCCTGAGAAATGGGGATCCCAGTTAgaaaagaggaggaagaagaggaggaggagacgagCAGGTTTGGATCCTGAAGAAGAGGAAAACGCTGTCCTAGAAGTAGAAACAGAACCAAAAGCAGTTAGTGTTCCTGTCGGAGCTTCACGGTCTGGTTTCTTGAGTCGTTTAGAAGAGGTTCAGCTTTGCTTGTACCTCAAG GAAGGAGCAAAACTTGAGAATCTAGGAACAAGTGCTGAAGAGAATGAGATGGTATCATCAGTGTTGCTGTCAAGTAATGGCAAAGGGAAGATGAAGCGTAGTAGTGCTAATGAGATGTTATGCAGAAGAAGAGAAGCGAGAGAAAAGATTAATCGTTGTTACAGGAGACTAGTTGTGTCTATTGCAACAGGCTACCAAGGCAAAGGGTTGAATCTGCAAGATTTGATTCAAGAAGGAAGCATAGGGCTCCTTCGAGGCGCTGAGAGGTTTGACCCTGAACGTGGCTACAAACTATCAACTTATGTATACTGGTGGATCAAACAGGCCATCTTAAGGGCTATAGCTCACAAGTCTAGACTAGTCAAATTGCCG GGAAGCATGTGGGAGTTGACAGCCAAAGTTGCAGAAGCTAGTAATGTTTTGAGCAGAAAGCTAAGACGGATACCGAGTTGTGAAGAGATTGCAGATCACCTCAACATCCATGTATCAGCGGTTAGACTTGCTTTGGAAAGGGGCAGATCCCCTGTTTCGTTGGACAGAGTGGTGTCTCATAATGGCCGCATGACGTTGCTG GAGATTGTAAGGGGACCGGATGAGACAAGACCAGAGGAGATGGTGAGAAAGGAGCACATGAAGCATGAGATTAAGCAGCTTTTGGGAACTCTAACGGTGAGAGAATCTAGAGTGTTGGGACTCTACTTTGGACTCAACGGAGAGACTCCTATGTCATTTGAAGAGATAGGTAAGAAGTTGAAGCTTTCAAGAGAGAGGGTGAGGCAAATCAATGGCATTGCCTTGGCCAAGCTTAGAAATGTACATAACGTGAATGAtcttaaaatatactattcCTCTAGTGaatga
- the LOC108842601 gene encoding protein ZINC INDUCED FACILITATOR 1 — MAEEYKEALLNKHKYHEGCPGCKVEQMKQLRRGYPYLELSFVWIIVLSTSLPISSLYPFLYYMIEDFGVAKTEKDIGFYAGFIGCSFMLGRALTSVFWGIVADRYGRKPIILLGTISIAIFNALFGLSLNFWMAIGTRFLLGSFNCLLGTMKAYASEIFRDEYQATAMSAVSTAWGIGLIIGPALGGFLAQPADKYPNVFSKDSIFGRFRYALPCFTISAFALVVTVLCCFIPETLHNHKQDITSDDDSYEVLEAASRESGKKEKASQGSLLKNWPLMSSIIVYCVLCLHDTAYSEIFALWANSPRKYGGLSYSTNDVGTVLAISGLGLFSFQVFVYPFAERLLGPVLVTRFAGALMIPIQMSYPFIANLSGLSLSLLLNCASILINVLSVSAITGLLILQNKAVDQSQRGAANGIAMTAMSLFKTVGPAGAGILFSWSERRLNAAFLPGSHLVFFVLNLIVVVGVALTFKPFLTTTARR; from the exons ATGGCGGAAGAGTACAAGGAGGCGTTGTTGAATAAGCACAAGTATCACGAGGGATGTCCTGGATGCAAGGTTGAGCAGATGAAGCAGCTCCGCCGAGGATATCCTTATCTGGAGCTTTCCTTCGTTTGGATCATCGTCCTCTCCACTT CTCTGCCGATTTCCTCACTCTATCCCTTCCTGTATTACATG attgaGGATTTTGGTGTTGCAAAGACGGAGAAAGATATTGGCTTTTATGCTGGATTCATAG GATGCTCATTTATGCTTGGCAGAGCATTGACCTCAGTTTTCTGGGGAATAGTAGCTGATCGTTATGGAAGAAAACCCATCATACTCTTGGGAACTATCTCCAT CGCCATTTTCAATGCTCTTTTTGGCTTAAGCTTGAACTTCTGGATGGCAATTGGCACAAGGTTTCTTCTAGGGAGTTTCAACTGTttgcttggaactatgaag GCATATGCATCAGAGATATTTCGTGATGAATACCAAGCAACAGCAATGTCAGCT GTTAGTACTGCTTGGGGCATTGGCCTGATCATTGGCCCGGCTCTAGGGGGCTTTTTAGCACAG CCTGCAGACAAGTATCCAAATGTGTTCTCCAAAGACTCCATCTTTGGCAG ATTCCGGTATGCATTGCCTTGCTTTACCATATCAGCTTTCGCGTTGGTTGTGACAGTACTATGCTGCTTCATTCCG GAAACACTACACAATCATAAGCAGGACATCACTTCAGATGATGACTCATACGAAGTACTTGAAGCTGCATCTCGTGAATCTGGAAAAAAGGAAAAGGCTTCTCAAGGGTCTCTGTTGAAGAATTGGCCTCTAATGTCATCCATCATTGTCTATTGCGTGCTGTGTCTGCATGATACTGCATACTCTGAG ATATTTGCTTTATGGGCTAACAGTCCAAGGAAATATGGAGGTTTGAGCTACTCAACGAATGATGTCGGTACAGTCCTTGCAATCTCAG GTCTCGGCCTATTCTCCTTTCAGGTTTTTGTTTATCCTTTTGCCGAGAGATTGCTAGGTCCTGTGCTGGTCACCCGTTTTGCTGGG gcACTGATGATACCAATACAGATGAGTTATCCATTTATAGCTAATTTATCAGGTCTCAGTCTAAGCTTGCTGTTGAACTGTGCATCAATCCTCATCAATGTGCTAAGT GTCTCGGCCATAACCGGCTTGCTGATCCTACAAAACAAAGCTGTG GATCAAAGTCAAAGAGGGGCTGCTAATGGAATTGCTATGACTGCCATGTCTCTCTTTAAGACTGTGGGACCAGCTGGAGCTGGCATCTT ATTTTCTTGGAGCGAGAGGCGACTAAACGCCGCATTTCTACCAG GATCACATTTGGTGTTCTTCGTCCTGAATCTGATAGTGGTGGTCGGTGTAGCTCTCACGTTCAAGCCGTTTCTGACGACTACGGCGAGAAGGTGA
- the LOC108842590 gene encoding protein ZINC INDUCED FACILITATOR 1-like — protein sequence MCVEDLSDGLFQIHGFGTHLLKIEEEYTECLLENKFHENCPGCKVDQMKRLRRGFPFTELCSIWIIVLGTALPITSLFPFLYYMIDDFNIAKKEEDIGFYAGFVGCSFMLGRTLTSVIWGVVADRYGRKPVILIGTASVVIFNTLFGLSVNFWMAILTRFCLGSFNGLLVPIKAYAMETFRDEYHGLALSTVSTAWGIGLIIGPAMGGFLAQPAKQYPSLFSEESIFGKFPYFLPCLVISCFALLVFIISLCIPETLHNHKIDNAVSHDESFDAGSLLKNWPLISSIFVYCIFALHDMAYTEIFSLWANSPRKYGGLSYSTNDVGTVLAISGLGLFCFQVFVYPLAERLLGPMLVTRLTGALMIPIQMSYPFIANLSGLSLSLLLNCASILINVLSVSAITGLLILQNKAVDQRQRGAANGIAMTAMSLFKTVGPAGAGILFSWSERRPNAAFLPGSHLVFFGLNVIVVVGVALTFKPFLTTVRR from the exons ATGTGTGTGGAGGATCTATCGGATGGATTGTTTCAAATACATGGGTTTGGTACTCATCTGTTAAAAATTGAG GAAGAGTATACAGAGTGTTTGCTGGAGAATAAGTTCCATGAGAATTGCCCTGGCTGCAAGGTTGATCAGATGAAGAGGCTTCGCCGTGGTTTCCCTTTCACCGAGCTTTGTTCCATCTGGATCATCGTCCTCGGCACAG CTCTGCCCATCACCTCTCTTTTCCCATTCCTTTACTATATG ATTGATGATTTCAACATAGCAAAGAAGGAAGAGGACATTGGGTTCTATGCTGGATTTGTTG GTTGCTCTTTCATGCTCGGAAGAACGTTGACATCTGTCATCTGGGGGGTTGTGGCTGATCGTTACGGTAGAAAACCAGTAATCCTCATTGGAACTGCTTCAGT AGTCATTTTCAATACTCTGTTTGGCCTAAGTGTAAATTTCTGGATGGCCATCCTCACTAGGTTTTGCCTCGGTAGTTTCAACGGTTTGCTTGTTCCTATAAAG GCATACGCAATGGAAACATTCCGTGATGAATATCATGGTTTAGCACTCTCAACT GTTAGTACAGCCTGGGGCATTGGACTCATCATTGGCCCTGCTATGGGAGGCTTTCTTGCTCAG CCTGCAAAGCAATATCCAAGTTTATTCTCAGAGGAATCAATTTTTGGGAA ATTTCCATACTTCTTGCCGTGCTTAGTAATATCTTGTTTTGCACTTTTGGTGTTCATAATATCATTGTGCATTCCG gAAACATTGCACAATCACAAGATTGATAATGCTGTATCGCATGATGAGTCTTTTGATGCTGGCTCTCTCCTGAAGAACTGGCCACTGATTTCATCTATCTTCGTCTACTGCATCTTTGCACTTCATGATATGGCTTACACAGAG ATCTTTTCATTGTGGGCTAACAGTCCAAGGAAATATGGAGGTCTGAGCTACTCAACCAATGATGTCGGTACAGTTCTTGCAATCTCAG GTCTCGGCCTATTCTGCTTTCAGGTCTTTGTTTATCCTTTGGCCGAGAGATTACTAGGACCTATGCTGGTCACCCGTTTAACTGGG GCGCTAATGATACCAATACAAATGAGCTATCCATTTATAGCTAATTTATCAGGTCTTAGTCTAAGCTTACTGTTGAACTGTGCATCAATTCTCATCAATGTTCTAAGT GTGTCTGCCATAACCGGCTTGTTGATCCTACAAAACAAAGCTGTG GATCAACGTCAAAGAGGGGCGGCTAATGGAATTGCTATGACTGCCATGTCTCTCTTTAAGACCGTTGGACCAGCTGGAGCTGGCATCTT ATTTTCTTGGAGTGAGAGGCGACCAAACGCAGCATTTCTACCAG GATCACATTTGGTATTCTTCGGACTGAATGTGATAGTGGTGGTCGGTGTGGCTCTCACGTTCAAGCCATTTCTAACCACAGTTAGAAGATGA
- the LOC108842588 gene encoding protein PNS1 isoform X2, producing MGATEPAVEERENRGGEREEEETEKKQRRVKAPEEEAEGEESKDKEHHRFLASLNRLNPTNPLRIIVNNGGGSRFTTPPSSRVPPPTQTPPTRAPPPEEPHPPPSPSPATPPQPQPLQQQSRSLFTPTPQQTLASLNSTKYTNKFFLLLFILHKVVAIAFVCFLVFRGVQGLIGSNGTVKRKEQRILKFLLPQVEAASLLSIILAFSWQMAFRLWPDFMIHFILWSTFLMSLSSGILLLCFQMPATDAVGVCLIAFSIGNGLYACWVTRRIKFCSKILVKSLEPVSKFSDLNLPTYYMLAAGFLWMSLWIFGVIGALNFPFPSLVIIALVLSLAWTTEVMRNIVNLTVSRVVALFYLRGMQSSTRFSFQRALSRNLGSACLGSLFVPTIEALRILARGLNLLKGEDEFMFCCANCCLKLMTFIFEHGNSWAFVQIAAYGKGFVRASQDTWKLFEDADMVEIVDADITSSICFLTGICSGCVCVIVAAAWTYTVYKPFTATISLLAFFIGYLMTRISMALPHACVSCYYACYAENSESRFFDKTIRDRQALIKNGRVVVPTPRVRRAVA from the exons ATGGGTGCCACAGAGCCC GCGGttgaagagagagaaaacagaggaggagagagggaggaagaagaaacagagaagaagcagagaagaGTAAAAGCTCCGGAAGAGGAGGCAGAAGGAGAAGAGTCAAAGGACAAAGAACATCACAGATTCTTGGCGAGTTTGAACAGACTGAACCCAACAAACCCTCTTCGGATCATCGTTAACAATGGTGGCGGCTCTAGATTCACTACTCCTCCTTCCTCAAGAGTTCCTCCGCCCACTCAGACGCCTCCCACTCGAGCCCCACCGCCTGAAGAGCCTCACCCACCGCCGTCTCCTTCTCCCGCAACACCGCCTCAGCCGCAACCTCTTCAACAACAATCTCGGTCCCTCTTCACACCAACACCTCAA CAAACTTTGGCATCACTGAACTCAACAAAGTACACAAACAAGttctttctcctcctcttcaTACTTCACAAAGTTGTGGCTATAGCCTTTGTTTGCTTCCTCGTCTTCCGTGGCGTCCAAGGTCTAATAGGTTCCAACGGTACCGTCAAAAGGAAAGAGCAAAGGATCCTCAAGTTCCTACTCCCACAAGTCGAAGCTGCGTCGTTGCTCAGCATCATACTCGCCTTCTCATGGCAAATGGCGTTTCGTCTATGGCCTGACTTCATGATCCACTTCATTCTCTGGAGTACGTTCTTGATGTCTCTCTCCTCAGGGATACTCTTGCTCTGTTTCCAGATGCCGGCGACAGACGCTGTTGGGGTTTGCCTCATCGCGTTCTCCATCGGTAACGGTTTATACGCTTGCTGGGTCACTCGCAGGATCAAGTTCTGTTCCAAGATACTGGTCAAGTCGTTAGAACCCGTTTCCAAGTTCTCGGATCTTAACTTACCAACTTACTACATGTTAGCTGCTGGTTTCTTGTGGATGTCGCTTTGGATCTTCGGTGTCATCGGTGCCTTGAACTTCCCTTTCCCGTCGTTGGTGATTATTGCTTTGGTGCTGAGTTTGGCTTGGACGACCGAAGTGATGAGGAATATTGTTAACTTAACTGTGAGTAGGGTCGTTGCTCTGTTCTATCTTAGGGGGATGCAGTCTAGTACACGGTTTAGTTTCCAAAGGGCCTTGTCTCGTAACCTGGGGAGTGCGTGTTTGGGGTCTTTGTTTGTTCCAACGATTGAAGCCTTGAGAATATTGGCAAGAGGGTTGAATTTGCTCAAGGGTGAAGATGAGTTCATGTTTTGCTGCGCTAATTGTTGTCTTAAACTCATGACATTCATATTCGAGCATGGCAATAGCTGGGCCTTTGTGCAG atAGCAGCGTATGGGAAAGGATTTGTGAGAGCGTCACAAGACACATGGAAACTGTTTGAGGATGCAGATATGGTTGAGATAGTTGATGCAGACATAACAAGCTCTATATGCTTCCTTACAGGCATTTGCAGTGGCTGCGTCTGTGTTATTGTGGCGGCTGCTTGGACATACACAGTTTACAAACCTTTTACAGCCACCATCTCCTTACTTGCCTTCTTCATTGGATACCTCATG ACGAGAATCTCAATGGCATTGCCTCACGCTTGCGTAAGTTGCTACTACGCATGCTACGCTGAGAATTCAGAAAGCAGATTCTTCGACAAAACTATAAGAGAtagacaagctttgatcaaGAATGGCCGTGTTGTTGTCCCCACCCCTAGAGTCCGCCGCGCTGTAGCCTAG
- the LOC108842588 gene encoding protein PNS1 isoform X1 yields MGATEPAVEERENRGGEREEEETEKKQRRVKAPEEEAEGEESKDKEHHRFLASLNRLNPTNPLRIIVNNGGGSRFTTPPSSRVPPPTQTPPTRAPPPEEPHPPPSPSPATPPQPQPLQQQSRSLFTPTPQQTLASLNSTKYTNKFFLLLFILHKVVAIAFVCFLVFRGVQGLIGSNGTVKRKEQRILKFLLPQVEAASLLSIILAFSWQMAFRLWPDFMIHFILWSTFLMSLSSGILLLCFQMPATDAVGVCLIAFSIGNGLYACWVTRRIKFCSKILVKSLEPVSKFSDLNLPTYYMLAAGFLWMSLWIFGVIGALNFPFPSLVIIALVLSLAWTTEVMRNIVNLTVSRVVALFYLRGMQSSTRFSFQRALSRNLGSACLGSLFVPTIEALRILARGLNLLKGEDEFMFCCANCCLKLMTFIFEHGNSWAFVQIAAYGKGFVRASQDTWKLFEDADMVEIVDADITSSICFLTGICSGCVCVIVAAAWTYTVYKPFTATISLLAFFIGYLMQTRISMALPHACVSCYYACYAENSESRFFDKTIRDRQALIKNGRVVVPTPRVRRAVA; encoded by the exons ATGGGTGCCACAGAGCCC GCGGttgaagagagagaaaacagaggaggagagagggaggaagaagaaacagagaagaagcagagaagaGTAAAAGCTCCGGAAGAGGAGGCAGAAGGAGAAGAGTCAAAGGACAAAGAACATCACAGATTCTTGGCGAGTTTGAACAGACTGAACCCAACAAACCCTCTTCGGATCATCGTTAACAATGGTGGCGGCTCTAGATTCACTACTCCTCCTTCCTCAAGAGTTCCTCCGCCCACTCAGACGCCTCCCACTCGAGCCCCACCGCCTGAAGAGCCTCACCCACCGCCGTCTCCTTCTCCCGCAACACCGCCTCAGCCGCAACCTCTTCAACAACAATCTCGGTCCCTCTTCACACCAACACCTCAA CAAACTTTGGCATCACTGAACTCAACAAAGTACACAAACAAGttctttctcctcctcttcaTACTTCACAAAGTTGTGGCTATAGCCTTTGTTTGCTTCCTCGTCTTCCGTGGCGTCCAAGGTCTAATAGGTTCCAACGGTACCGTCAAAAGGAAAGAGCAAAGGATCCTCAAGTTCCTACTCCCACAAGTCGAAGCTGCGTCGTTGCTCAGCATCATACTCGCCTTCTCATGGCAAATGGCGTTTCGTCTATGGCCTGACTTCATGATCCACTTCATTCTCTGGAGTACGTTCTTGATGTCTCTCTCCTCAGGGATACTCTTGCTCTGTTTCCAGATGCCGGCGACAGACGCTGTTGGGGTTTGCCTCATCGCGTTCTCCATCGGTAACGGTTTATACGCTTGCTGGGTCACTCGCAGGATCAAGTTCTGTTCCAAGATACTGGTCAAGTCGTTAGAACCCGTTTCCAAGTTCTCGGATCTTAACTTACCAACTTACTACATGTTAGCTGCTGGTTTCTTGTGGATGTCGCTTTGGATCTTCGGTGTCATCGGTGCCTTGAACTTCCCTTTCCCGTCGTTGGTGATTATTGCTTTGGTGCTGAGTTTGGCTTGGACGACCGAAGTGATGAGGAATATTGTTAACTTAACTGTGAGTAGGGTCGTTGCTCTGTTCTATCTTAGGGGGATGCAGTCTAGTACACGGTTTAGTTTCCAAAGGGCCTTGTCTCGTAACCTGGGGAGTGCGTGTTTGGGGTCTTTGTTTGTTCCAACGATTGAAGCCTTGAGAATATTGGCAAGAGGGTTGAATTTGCTCAAGGGTGAAGATGAGTTCATGTTTTGCTGCGCTAATTGTTGTCTTAAACTCATGACATTCATATTCGAGCATGGCAATAGCTGGGCCTTTGTGCAG atAGCAGCGTATGGGAAAGGATTTGTGAGAGCGTCACAAGACACATGGAAACTGTTTGAGGATGCAGATATGGTTGAGATAGTTGATGCAGACATAACAAGCTCTATATGCTTCCTTACAGGCATTTGCAGTGGCTGCGTCTGTGTTATTGTGGCGGCTGCTTGGACATACACAGTTTACAAACCTTTTACAGCCACCATCTCCTTACTTGCCTTCTTCATTGGATACCTCATG CAGACGAGAATCTCAATGGCATTGCCTCACGCTTGCGTAAGTTGCTACTACGCATGCTACGCTGAGAATTCAGAAAGCAGATTCTTCGACAAAACTATAAGAGAtagacaagctttgatcaaGAATGGCCGTGTTGTTGTCCCCACCCCTAGAGTCCGCCGCGCTGTAGCCTAG